ATGTTCTGGGCTTTTTATGAACAGAATGCGGGTTCTCTCAATTTGTTTGCCATGCGCAACGTAGACATGGAACTGGCCGGCGTACAGCTGCCCCCGCTCTCTGTGAACAATTTTCTACCGCCGGCCTGGGTGATCATTCTCAGCTTCTTCTTTGCCTGGCTGTGGCCGGCCTTGAATAGAAGAAACCTGGAGCCTTCTACTCCCTTGAAATTTGGCTTCTCTTTCTTGCTGTTGGGAGCCGGGTTTTATCTCTTCTATTGGAGCTGCCAGTTGAGCCAGGAAACAGGCCTCATTCCGTTGTACGCCTTCGTGGCGGGTTATTTTTTCATCATTTGCGGCGAGATGTGCCTTTCACCCATCGGGCTTTCCATGGTCACTAAATTGTCGCCGGTGAAGATGGTGGCCTTGATGATGGGTATCTGGTTTTTTGCCAGCGCCATTGGCGAGTTTCTGGCAGGTAAGATTGGAGCCCTCATGAGCGTGCCCAAGGAGGTGGTGGACAATCCGGTGTTGTCGCTTCCTTACTATGCAGACATTTTAAGCAAAATTGGCATAGGGTCTTTTGCCATTGGCATACTGCTCATCTGCTGCGTGCCGCTCATACGAAAGTTGATGGGCGAGGTGAGGTAAGCTGATCTTTCACGGTCAACTTGTTAGAAGCAACGCAAGGAGGGTATCTCAACCTATTCTTGCGTTGCTTCGTTGTAAAGGGCTATGAGCAGAGCGTTTGCAAAAGAAGATGATGCCGTTGAGGCACCTATAATTCCGGCCAGGGCCGCCTTGCCACCAGGCGTCACCAATTATGTTACGCCTCAGGGTTTGGCCCAGCTGCGCGCAGAAGCTACGGCTCTGGAAGAGGAGCGCGCCAAAGCTGAAGCCATTGAAGGAGATGCGCTGGAACGTACCCGGCAACTCACCATCCTCAAGGGCAGAATAAGTCAGTTGAACGAGCGTCTGGCCTCTGCCAAACTGGTGGAGACCGAAGGACAGCCCACCGACCAGGTTCGGTTTGGGGCCACGGTTACCCTCAAAACCGTGGAAGGCGGAAAGCCAGGATTTGTAAGGACGTTCACCATTGTGGGCGTAGACGAAGCCTCCATCACCGACGGCAAGATTGCCTTTGTAGCCCCCATCGCCAAAGCCGTGCAAGGGGCCAGGCAGGGCGAAACCATCGTCTTACAGCTAGGCGGAAAAGAAGAAAGAGTATTGGTAGAAAGGATTGACTACGCTTAAAGCTTAGGAAGCGACTGGCGACCGTAAGGTTTTATCAGTCAATTAAGAAAGCTGTTGTTCGTCGGCTTATAGAAACGCATCGGCTCTGGTCTAATGGAAAGACCAGGGCCGATGCGTTTTTGGGCTATTTTCTGGAAAACGGGCTAAAAACGGAAGTTGAAGCGGGGAGGCTTCTGCCAAATAAAAGGGCCATAAAAAAAAGCCCCACTGGTAAGTGGAGCTTTTGTAGCGGGGAGCAGAATCGAACTGCCGACCTCAGGGTTATGAATCCTGCGCTCTAACCATCTGAGCTACCCCGCCGAATTATGGTGCAAATGTAGGGTAAAGATTATTAATGGTACAAACTTTTTAGTGTAAAATATTTTCCCTTATTTGACCACACAAGCTACCTACCTATACTACACCCTTTTACGTTAGCTCTTTTTTTATGAGTAAAACTAAATTCATCAGAGAATACGCGTTGAATGCCTCTCCTAAAATGATCTATCCTTACTTAAGTACCGCTTCTGGCCTGGAACAATGGTTTTGCCAGAGTGTGAAGGTGATGGGAGACCGCGTATTTAATTTCATCTGGGACAACCAGGACCATCTAGCCGAGATGACCAGCCACCGCACCAACAAGTCCGTGCGGTTTACTTTTCTGGGTCCAAACAGAATGACTACCTCTGAATCTGGCTACATAGAATTCGTCATAGACTCCAGTGAGCTGACCCTGGAACAATATCTACGCATTGTAGACTATACAGACGAAGGCGACGTTGAGCAATTGGCGGAGTTGTGGGACAACCTGCTGCAAAACCTGCGCGAGATCATTGGCGGTTAAGCATGCGTTTTCAGGGTCTTTTTGTAATTTCGGCCACTTTTTAGGCTTCGCCTTTGTTTACCGGCTTACCGCCGGCCCTAAGTAGGAGTGGCCATGCTGCATGAAAAAACTAGATAAGCTTATTCTCAAGTCCTTTATTGGGCCATTTTTGCTCACCTTTGCCGTAGTGGAATTTATATTTCTGCTGCAGGTGATCCTCAAGTACCTGGATGACCTGGTGGGCAAGGACCTGGGCGTGGCCGTGATAGGGGAGTTACTTTTTTACTTCAGCATCAACCTGGCGCCCAACGCCTTTCCGCTGGCTATCCTGCTTTCTTCGCTCATGACCTTCGGGAACCTGGGCGAGCATATGGAACTGA
The nucleotide sequence above comes from Nibribacter ruber. Encoded proteins:
- a CDS encoding START-like domain-containing protein; protein product: MSKTKFIREYALNASPKMIYPYLSTASGLEQWFCQSVKVMGDRVFNFIWDNQDHLAEMTSHRTNKSVRFTFLGPNRMTTSESGYIEFVIDSSELTLEQYLRIVDYTDEGDVEQLAELWDNLLQNLREIIGG
- a CDS encoding GreA/GreB family elongation factor, which encodes MSRAFAKEDDAVEAPIIPARAALPPGVTNYVTPQGLAQLRAEATALEEERAKAEAIEGDALERTRQLTILKGRISQLNERLASAKLVETEGQPTDQVRFGATVTLKTVEGGKPGFVRTFTIVGVDEASITDGKIAFVAPIAKAVQGARQGETIVLQLGGKEERVLVERIDYA